Proteins encoded by one window of Candidatus Zixiibacteriota bacterium:
- a CDS encoding DUF6295 family protein has translation MCTMIVHQAKIDGRGKGPGGWFKVREANVSYDHPYDMPLEHAVNIDFVDEAAGPAARVAVELSVEAARSLVKTIEAVLAQAEARGVLEDSPAGGRR, from the coding sequence ATGTGCACCATGATCGTTCATCAGGCCAAGATCGACGGGCGCGGCAAGGGACCCGGCGGCTGGTTCAAGGTCCGCGAAGCCAACGTGTCCTATGACCACCCGTACGACATGCCCCTCGAGCACGCGGTCAACATCGACTTCGTCGACGAGGCCGCGGGGCCGGCCGCTCGCGTCGCCGTGGAGCTGAGCGTCGAGGCGGCCCGGAGCCTCGTCAAGACCATCGAAGCGGTCCTGGCCCAGGCCGAGGCCCGCGGCGTCCTGGAGGATTCTCCCGCCGGCGGGAGGCGCTAG
- a CDS encoding MFS transporter, producing the protein MRPWSSLLYRDYRLIWSASVLAALSVQVRGIAGVYQVYELSGSAFQLGVTSFLQALPFVLFGLFAGVIADSFDRKKLLLLSFLLQVVPGLLLALLTLSGTVRVWHIYTLGFIGAAVEVFSWPARAAMVPRLVPPPVLMNAVAINTMIIQTSFLAGPAIGGFLIDRSGLVATYLIGAMAFVPAALAILLVRTPGAPEGGRRAIGLRSLWEGVEFIWIQRIVLSLFLLDFGVTLVGFYRPLLPVLAADLFRVGATGLGILYAAPSIGSLLGSMAVLAAGDARRKGVLVIVAALCFAGGLALLGVSRWFWLSAAAAVLLGFTDSISVAVRRTVVQLLAPDAMLGRASGLMVVFAQATNGLGALLAGAAAQAIGAPTALLAGSAACVVIVFGISRAIPQLWAYRS; encoded by the coding sequence ATCCGGCCCTGGTCGTCCCTTCTTTACCGCGACTACCGGCTGATATGGAGCGCGAGCGTGCTCGCCGCGCTCTCGGTCCAGGTGCGCGGCATCGCGGGGGTCTACCAGGTCTACGAGCTTTCGGGCTCGGCCTTCCAGCTCGGCGTCACCTCGTTTCTCCAGGCACTGCCGTTCGTGCTGTTCGGGCTGTTTGCCGGCGTGATAGCGGACAGCTTCGACAGAAAAAAGCTCCTGCTCCTGAGCTTCCTGCTGCAGGTCGTCCCCGGCCTGCTCCTTGCCCTGCTCACGCTCTCGGGCACGGTCCGGGTCTGGCACATTTACACCCTGGGCTTCATCGGCGCCGCCGTGGAGGTCTTCAGCTGGCCGGCCCGCGCGGCCATGGTGCCGCGCCTGGTGCCGCCCCCGGTGCTGATGAATGCGGTGGCGATCAACACCATGATCATCCAGACGAGCTTTCTCGCCGGTCCGGCGATCGGAGGTTTCCTGATCGACCGCAGCGGTCTCGTTGCAACCTATCTCATCGGCGCGATGGCCTTCGTCCCCGCTGCGCTCGCCATCCTGCTCGTCCGCACGCCGGGAGCGCCTGAAGGCGGGCGCCGGGCGATCGGTCTTCGCAGCCTCTGGGAAGGCGTGGAGTTCATCTGGATTCAGCGGATCGTCCTCTCGCTTTTCCTGCTCGATTTCGGCGTGACGCTGGTGGGCTTCTATCGCCCCCTGCTGCCGGTCCTGGCGGCCGACCTTTTCCGCGTGGGCGCCACGGGACTCGGCATCCTGTACGCGGCGCCCTCCATCGGCTCGCTCCTCGGCTCGATGGCGGTCCTGGCGGCTGGCGACGCTCGCAGAAAGGGCGTGCTCGTGATCGTCGCTGCGCTCTGCTTCGCCGGCGGCCTCGCGCTGCTCGGCGTCTCGCGCTGGTTCTGGCTTTCGGCCGCCGCGGCCGTCCTGCTGGGCTTTACCGATTCGATCAGCGTGGCCGTCCGCCGCACCGTGGTGCAGCTGCTGGCGCCCGACGCGATGCTCGGCCGCGCCTCGGGGCTGATGGTCGTCTTTGCCCAGGCGACCAACGGCCTCGGAGCGCTGCTCGCCGGCGCGGCGGCGCAGGCGATCGGTGCCCCGACCGCTCTCCTCGCCGGCAGCGCGGCGTGCGTCGTCATCGTTTTCGGGATCAGCCGCGCGATTCCGCAGCTGTGGGCCTATCGCTCGTGA
- a CDS encoding ABC transporter substrate-binding protein: MRITMLRVLSFLLAAFLVSAPAVCHGAGELRRILYGTSASPSHLPVWVAKDAGYFARRGLQVEPVQIRGGSLITLAIVTNNLQFSGVGAESVVAARAAGADVVLLACPVNADPVYLIARPEFRSPAELRGQATAVTRYGSTTHFYLRAALKHIGLNPDRDMIVLQLGAGPEMVAALEAGRIAAAALTARYAIPFLERNWPVFVDLSKTDLVYPSSCVTSSRTFIRAEPRVTESFLKAYVAGIRLIKKDHRFAEASLARWLREKDQTIVKKSVEAYASLFKTAPFVPDRGIENVVKDLMLYRPELREYVGWPEPFREHGPLERALSGR; this comes from the coding sequence ATGCGTATCACGATGCTTCGAGTGCTTTCCTTCCTTCTCGCGGCATTCCTGGTCAGCGCACCCGCTGTCTGCCACGGTGCCGGGGAGCTCCGGCGAATCCTTTACGGGACCAGCGCCTCGCCTTCGCACCTTCCCGTCTGGGTCGCCAAGGACGCGGGCTACTTCGCCCGCCGCGGGCTCCAGGTCGAGCCGGTTCAGATCCGCGGCGGCTCGCTGATCACGCTGGCGATCGTCACCAACAACCTTCAGTTCTCCGGCGTCGGCGCCGAGTCCGTGGTGGCCGCCCGGGCGGCCGGCGCCGATGTGGTGTTGCTCGCCTGCCCCGTGAACGCCGACCCCGTTTATCTGATCGCCCGCCCGGAATTCAGGTCACCCGCCGAACTCAGAGGCCAGGCGACCGCCGTCACCCGCTACGGCTCCACCACTCATTTCTACCTGCGCGCCGCGCTCAAGCACATCGGGCTCAATCCGGACAGGGACATGATCGTGCTCCAGCTCGGCGCGGGACCGGAAATGGTCGCGGCGCTCGAGGCCGGGCGGATCGCCGCCGCAGCCCTCACGGCGCGCTACGCCATCCCCTTCCTCGAGCGCAACTGGCCCGTATTCGTCGACCTCAGCAAGACCGATCTCGTCTATCCCTCTTCCTGCGTGACCAGCAGCCGGACCTTCATTCGCGCGGAGCCGCGGGTCACGGAGAGCTTTCTCAAGGCTTACGTGGCCGGCATCCGCCTGATCAAGAAGGACCACCGCTTCGCCGAGGCATCGCTCGCCAGGTGGCTGCGCGAGAAGGACCAGACGATCGTCAAGAAATCGGTCGAGGCCTACGCTTCCCTGTTCAAGACCGCACCGTTCGTGCCTGATCGGGGAATCGAGAACGTCGTCAAGGATCTGATGCTCTACCGGCCGGAGCTCAGGGAGTACGTCGGCTGGCCCGAGCCGTTCCGCGAGCACGGGCCGCTCGAACGGGCCCTGAGCGGACGCTAG
- a CDS encoding VOC family protein, translating to MAKIRHIAIKAEDQEKTADFYKKTFGMTEAWRGPVRSDGKRAIYLTDGYINMAILPARGEREGIDHFGFQVEDMEATLKTAAACGAQREASPKPRDGRFAEMGVHDPVGTLVDVSVHGWKA from the coding sequence ATGGCGAAGATCAGACATATTGCAATCAAGGCGGAGGACCAGGAAAAGACCGCCGACTTCTACAAGAAGACGTTCGGCATGACCGAAGCGTGGCGCGGCCCCGTGCGCAGCGACGGCAAGCGGGCGATCTATCTCACCGACGGCTACATCAACATGGCGATTCTGCCAGCGCGGGGCGAGCGCGAGGGGATCGACCACTTCGGCTTCCAGGTCGAGGATATGGAGGCGACGCTCAAGACGGCGGCCGCCTGCGGAGCGCAAAGGGAGGCCTCCCCCAAACCGCGTGACGGGCGGTTCGCCGAGATGGGTGTGCACGATCCGGTCGGAACGCTGGTGGACGTTTCGGTCCACGGCTGGAAGGCCTAG
- a CDS encoding RelA/SpoT family protein has protein sequence MNSDRITLPGKELPRSEAPVEAGQGPVPGAGASSLERARMLVAARVSEDERLREPADQGAQAGELLGKLGMDADTCAAALLLPLLERGAVGAEAIEKWAGAQAASLTRGALRIANLKDLRKTATEALQANRLRQMLLTIAEDPRVVLASLAHQLCALRAAENAPAETRRTLARETFEVFAPLANRLGVWQLKQELEDLAFRYLEPEAYQRVSDGLDRRHADRARYIARVVSRLSEELQRAGIRAEISGRPKHVYGVWNKMRQKGIEIGDVFDVLGFRILVDEVSDCYAALGVVHGLWEPILDEFDDYIAKPKPNGYQSLHSAVIGPEGVTIEVQIRTFAMHRYADLGVAAHWQYKEGLQRRIAWSRDFLKAGESASRGVDLIDRFKQAAFHDRIYVLTPQGHIVDLPAGATPLDFAYAIHTQVGHRCRGAKVDGAMVPLTMSLASGQQVEILTAREGRPSRDWLNPNLGYLKTASARAKVRRWFKQQDHEAHVAQGRAVLDREHRRLGLPEINIAELAKRFGMRRPEDLLAAIGRGDIGSARLGHALGVQVPPPAPSAPAALPPLRLGLRVQGASNVLTKIAGCCTPAPGDAVGGYVTAQGGGISIHRSDCPNLKRLGALRPQKLVEVDWGETSGQRIGGAERKPGMD, from the coding sequence ATGAATTCCGACCGCATCACATTGCCGGGAAAGGAGCTGCCTCGCTCGGAAGCGCCCGTCGAGGCGGGCCAGGGTCCCGTTCCGGGAGCCGGTGCGAGCAGCCTGGAACGCGCCCGTATGCTGGTGGCCGCCAGGGTTTCCGAGGACGAACGACTCCGGGAGCCTGCGGATCAGGGCGCACAAGCCGGCGAGCTCCTGGGTAAACTCGGCATGGACGCCGATACCTGCGCGGCCGCCTTGCTATTGCCGTTGCTCGAACGGGGTGCGGTCGGTGCAGAGGCGATAGAGAAGTGGGCGGGCGCACAAGCCGCCAGCCTTACGCGAGGCGCTCTTCGGATCGCCAATCTCAAAGATCTGCGCAAGACGGCGACCGAGGCTTTGCAGGCGAATCGCCTGCGGCAGATGCTTTTGACGATCGCGGAGGACCCGCGGGTGGTGCTCGCGAGCCTGGCGCACCAGCTTTGCGCTCTGCGCGCGGCGGAGAACGCCCCGGCCGAGACACGGCGCACCCTCGCTCGAGAAACCTTCGAGGTTTTCGCGCCGCTCGCCAACCGCTTGGGCGTCTGGCAGCTCAAGCAGGAGCTCGAAGACCTCGCTTTTCGATACCTCGAGCCGGAAGCCTATCAGCGCGTCTCCGATGGCCTCGACCGAAGGCACGCGGATCGCGCGCGCTACATCGCCCGGGTGGTTTCGCGCCTGAGCGAAGAGCTGCAGCGCGCCGGGATCAGGGCCGAAATCAGCGGGCGCCCCAAACACGTTTATGGCGTCTGGAACAAGATGCGGCAAAAAGGGATCGAGATCGGGGACGTCTTCGATGTCCTCGGTTTTCGGATCCTGGTCGACGAGGTGAGCGACTGTTACGCGGCGCTGGGCGTCGTGCACGGGCTGTGGGAGCCCATCCTCGATGAGTTCGACGACTACATCGCCAAACCCAAACCCAACGGCTATCAGTCCCTGCACTCGGCGGTCATTGGGCCGGAGGGAGTCACGATAGAGGTGCAAATCCGGACCTTCGCCATGCACCGCTACGCCGATCTGGGAGTGGCGGCCCACTGGCAGTACAAAGAAGGTCTGCAAAGGCGCATCGCCTGGTCCCGCGACTTCCTGAAGGCCGGGGAGAGCGCATCCCGCGGCGTCGACCTTATCGACCGCTTCAAGCAGGCGGCTTTCCACGACCGGATCTACGTGCTCACGCCGCAGGGCCATATCGTGGATCTCCCCGCTGGCGCCACGCCGCTCGACTTCGCCTACGCGATTCACACCCAGGTCGGGCACAGATGCCGCGGCGCGAAGGTCGACGGGGCTATGGTCCCGCTCACGATGTCCCTCGCCAGCGGCCAGCAGGTCGAGATCCTGACGGCGCGGGAAGGCCGTCCCAGCCGCGACTGGCTGAACCCCAACCTCGGGTATCTGAAAACCGCCTCCGCGCGTGCCAAGGTCCGGCGCTGGTTCAAGCAGCAGGATCATGAGGCACATGTGGCCCAGGGCCGGGCGGTGCTGGACCGCGAGCACCGGCGACTGGGCCTTCCGGAGATCAACATCGCCGAACTCGCCAAACGCTTCGGAATGCGTCGCCCTGAAGACTTGCTGGCAGCCATCGGCCGCGGCGATATCGGTTCCGCGCGGCTCGGCCACGCGCTCGGCGTTCAGGTTCCGCCGCCCGCGCCGAGCGCGCCGGCAGCCTTGCCCCCCTTGCGCCTCGGCCTGCGAGTGCAGGGCGCGAGCAACGTTTTGACGAAGATCGCCGGGTGTTGCACGCCCGCCCCGGGAGACGCCGTCGGCGGATACGTCACAGCGCAAGGAGGCGGCATTTCGATTCACCGGAGCGATTGCCCGAACCTGAAGCGGCTAGGGGCGTTACGACCTCAAAAGCTGGTGGAGGTCGACTGGGGCGAGACGAGCGGACAGCGCATCGGGGGGGCCGAGCGCAAACCGGGCATGGATTGA
- a CDS encoding ABC transporter substrate-binding protein, with translation MRVIGLVLGLCGFLLATGAAAAAEGSGKILLAHGAISANVAPLWIAKEQGFYKKYGADVDLVFIIAGRATQAMLAGQVPVGLVGATHVTNTVTAGGDLVMILGLQNTLDYLFIARPAVKSGEDLKGKKVAIGTPSGSASLATYVALDYLGLNPRRDNIVLLGIGGVPERLGALRAGSVEATSLSPEFGQVVISEGYRVLVDTGKEKIPFQSSGLVVSRSLIRSNPQLIDGLVKATVEGVAFIHKPANKEIVLKSLARNLRLDKPERVEKAYQTLVGELPKKPCPTLRGVASVLKLMSQHGLNPKASQVKPEEVADMSFCNRLEESGFFRRLY, from the coding sequence ATGAGGGTTATCGGGCTGGTTTTGGGCTTGTGCGGCTTCCTGTTGGCCACCGGCGCGGCGGCTGCGGCGGAAGGGTCGGGAAAGATTCTTCTGGCGCACGGCGCGATCAGCGCCAACGTCGCACCGCTCTGGATCGCAAAGGAGCAAGGCTTTTACAAGAAGTACGGCGCGGACGTCGATCTGGTCTTCATCATTGCGGGGCGCGCCACCCAGGCGATGCTCGCCGGCCAGGTGCCGGTAGGGCTCGTCGGCGCCACGCACGTCACCAACACCGTCACCGCCGGCGGAGATCTGGTGATGATCCTCGGGCTGCAGAACACGCTCGACTATCTCTTCATCGCGCGGCCGGCCGTCAAGAGCGGCGAGGATCTCAAGGGAAAGAAGGTCGCGATCGGAACGCCGTCGGGCTCCGCTTCGCTCGCGACCTATGTGGCGCTGGATTACCTGGGGCTCAACCCACGCCGCGACAATATCGTGCTGCTGGGCATCGGCGGAGTGCCGGAACGGCTGGGGGCTTTACGCGCGGGAAGTGTGGAAGCCACCAGCCTTTCCCCTGAGTTCGGCCAGGTGGTGATCAGCGAGGGCTACCGCGTGCTGGTCGATACGGGGAAGGAAAAAATTCCGTTCCAGTCCTCGGGGCTCGTGGTCTCGCGCTCGTTGATCCGGTCCAACCCGCAACTGATCGACGGTCTGGTCAAGGCGACGGTGGAAGGGGTCGCCTTCATCCACAAGCCCGCCAACAAGGAGATTGTGCTCAAGAGCCTGGCCCGCAACCTGCGTCTCGACAAACCCGAGCGCGTGGAGAAGGCCTACCAGACACTGGTTGGCGAGCTGCCGAAGAAGCCGTGCCCGACCCTGCGGGGTGTTGCCTCGGTGCTCAAGCTCATGAGCCAGCACGGGCTCAATCCGAAAGCCTCGCAAGTGAAGCCGGAGGAGGTCGCCGACATGTCCTTCTGCAATCGGCTCGAGGAAAGCGGCTTCTTTCGCCGTCTCTACTGA
- a CDS encoding DMT family transporter, which yields MSPQLLAWLTALSFAASNVSVRRGFAHSTPLTATFVSLLVHTVVLWTVLLTTTGIPEPNWTALAAIGLTGLIQPAMRHCHYTGIHKIGTGRAVTLRNTYPIFTVAVGILVLGEPATAAGLIGTALIIVGVVLTSWRIDQHLPAFRWSYLLYPFATVLLTALVHPLRRFALTQSHEPLFFTAVIGPISLLAFGVYYALPICGEKLVWDRRAVKPILLSGAFETLAVLLMLFAFSRGPVVVVSPITATAPIWTVILAAIFLREFEHVTPASVLGTICVVAGVIAVSLA from the coding sequence ATGTCGCCGCAACTCCTCGCCTGGCTCACCGCGCTTTCCTTCGCCGCCTCCAACGTCTCGGTTCGTAGGGGGTTCGCTCACTCGACGCCGCTCACCGCGACGTTCGTCTCGCTCCTCGTCCACACGGTCGTCCTCTGGACGGTGCTGCTCACGACGACCGGAATTCCCGAGCCCAACTGGACGGCGCTGGCGGCGATCGGGCTCACCGGCCTGATCCAGCCGGCGATGCGCCACTGCCACTACACGGGGATCCACAAAATCGGCACCGGCCGCGCGGTGACGCTCCGCAACACCTATCCGATTTTCACGGTCGCCGTCGGCATCCTCGTCCTCGGCGAGCCTGCAACCGCGGCCGGCCTGATCGGCACGGCCCTCATCATCGTCGGCGTCGTGCTCACGTCGTGGCGCATCGACCAACACCTCCCCGCCTTCCGCTGGAGCTACCTGCTTTATCCCTTCGCGACGGTCCTCCTCACCGCCCTGGTGCACCCGCTTCGCCGTTTCGCCCTGACGCAGTCACACGAGCCGCTCTTCTTCACGGCCGTAATCGGGCCGATCTCGCTCCTCGCCTTCGGCGTCTACTACGCGCTGCCGATCTGCGGCGAAAAGCTCGTGTGGGACCGCCGCGCCGTCAAGCCGATCCTTCTCTCCGGAGCCTTCGAGACCCTCGCCGTGCTCCTCATGCTGTTCGCCTTCTCCCGCGGACCGGTGGTCGTCGTCTCGCCGATCACTGCGACCGCGCCGATCTGGACGGTCATCCTGGCCGCGATCTTCCTGCGCGAGTTCGAGCACGTTACCCCCGCGAGCGTGCTCGGCACGATCTGCGTCGTCGCCGGCGTCATCGCCGTCTCCCTGGCCTAA
- a CDS encoding VOC family protein: MGFKINHLHLKSPDTRRTADWYVENVGARIVSERKEPNGETSYRLDLHGIPVRVTGFLPEQKLEQHYGLEHVAIDADNFAEEVARIKARGVKILEERVLADGRHVCFFEGPEGVRLEFLEVKG; the protein is encoded by the coding sequence ATGGGTTTCAAGATCAACCACCTGCACCTCAAATCTCCGGATACCCGCCGGACCGCGGACTGGTACGTCGAGAACGTCGGCGCCAGGATCGTCTCGGAGCGCAAGGAGCCCAACGGCGAGACGAGCTACCGGCTCGACCTCCACGGTATTCCGGTGCGCGTGACGGGCTTTCTTCCCGAGCAGAAGCTTGAACAGCACTACGGCCTCGAGCACGTGGCGATCGACGCCGACAACTTCGCCGAAGAGGTCGCCCGGATCAAGGCGCGCGGCGTGAAGATTCTCGAGGAGCGCGTTCTCGCCGACGGCCGCCACGTCTGCTTTTTCGAGGGCCCCGAAGGCGTGCGGCTGGAGTTTCTGGAAGTAAAAGGGTGA
- a CDS encoding ABC transporter substrate-binding protein, whose product MGKSILVAFLALHFLGRGAAAAEKLTFAHVAINPGQGLLWVARDAGLFAKYGFSADVVLIPGTPRTVQALIAGDLDYIVAGTAAIVRAREKGADVVMLASPSSYSSQRVFVRRDSSLRSLAEIKGKIVGVTQYGSAGDTFLRRALKKVGLRETDASILQMGGTPGVAQALEAGKIEVGVLGDSGMLLVFRGLARPLEGASARELGFKGLDGPLTTTERKIRTDRAAVLRVVQAYVEAIHYFRTNREGTVGILKKYMRGLEDEHLGAWVDDVAAGLKPLPYPDEEALRAELEQVGAKGRPPGYFVDTSFLDGIKKSGFVEKLSR is encoded by the coding sequence ATGGGGAAGTCGATCCTGGTCGCGTTTCTGGCGCTCCATTTCCTGGGCCGCGGCGCAGCCGCGGCCGAAAAGCTCACCTTCGCCCACGTCGCGATCAATCCAGGGCAGGGGCTTCTCTGGGTCGCTCGCGACGCGGGGTTATTCGCGAAGTACGGCTTCAGCGCGGACGTGGTCCTGATCCCGGGAACGCCGCGCACGGTTCAGGCGCTGATTGCCGGCGATCTCGACTACATCGTCGCGGGAACGGCGGCGATCGTGAGAGCGCGGGAAAAAGGGGCCGACGTCGTCATGCTGGCGTCGCCGTCCAGCTATTCGTCGCAGCGGGTCTTCGTCCGGCGCGACTCGTCGCTGCGAAGCCTCGCCGAAATCAAAGGCAAGATCGTCGGCGTGACCCAGTACGGCTCGGCGGGAGACACCTTCCTGCGACGGGCGCTCAAGAAGGTCGGATTAAGGGAAACCGACGCCAGCATCCTGCAGATGGGCGGGACTCCCGGCGTGGCCCAGGCTCTGGAGGCGGGAAAGATCGAGGTCGGGGTGCTGGGCGACTCGGGCATGCTGCTCGTTTTCCGCGGTCTCGCGCGGCCGCTGGAGGGCGCGAGCGCGCGCGAGCTGGGCTTCAAGGGCCTCGACGGGCCGCTCACCACCACGGAGCGCAAGATCAGGACGGATCGAGCTGCGGTGCTGCGCGTCGTTCAGGCCTACGTCGAGGCGATCCACTATTTCAGGACCAACCGGGAGGGCACCGTGGGGATCCTGAAAAAGTACATGCGCGGCCTCGAGGACGAGCATCTCGGGGCGTGGGTGGACGACGTCGCCGCGGGGCTCAAGCCGCTACCCTATCCCGACGAGGAGGCGCTGCGGGCCGAGCTGGAGCAGGTCGGGGCGAAAGGCCGGCCGCCGGGCTATTTCGTCGATACAAGTTTTCTGGACGGGATCAAGAAAAGCGGATTCGTCGAGAAGCTTTCAAGGTGA